A region of the Bos mutus isolate GX-2022 chromosome 18, NWIPB_WYAK_1.1, whole genome shotgun sequence genome:
CCCCATCCCACGACAGCTTGGGGCTCCGTTTCCCTGACATCGCTCCCCAGGATGCCCTGGGTGTCCACTCTGCagcaccgccccccccaccccgccccacaaCGCACGCCATTTCTAAGAAAGGATTCTGCACCCTGACATCGGCGTGGTGTGAACGTGGTTAATTGCAGGATTTAGTCCTCTGGGAAGGGGGCTACCtcgcctccccgccccgccccgggcaGTGAGAAGGTCCTTGAAGACTCCCTTAAAGCACACGCCCCCACTTCCCTAACGCCTCTTCCACTCCCTCCCTAAGCCGCTGAGAGTGGCCAAGAGTCTAGAGGTGCGAGCCGGAAAGCGGGCCGGGGCAGAGTAAAGTCCCAGCGCCTGCCCCGCACTAGGGTCTGTCTGGTCCCGACCCAGATCCCACGCgctggggcagagggagaggtACCGAGAGGCGAGAAGCTAGAGGGGTGAGCTGACCCAGTGCTAACCCCGGTCCCCGCGCCTCCCGCGCCCCCTTCCGCCGCGGGCCAGAGGGGGCGGGAAGGGACTAGCTGCGCCGGggctcccgcccccgccccgccccgcgcgcctTCTCTGCGGGGTGGGCGGCCTCGCCTGCAGGGCGCCCAGGCGATTGGCGACTCGCGAAGGAGACGCGAGGAAAAGTCGAATAAGAGGGCGCGACGTCAGACCCGAGATTTGGGGAAGGGCGAGGGAGGGGGTGAGGGCGGGGACGGACACACCGACACAGATATGgacacacaccccctcccccccaccccaccccccgcgcACGGCACCCCAAGTGTCCACAAGTTTAGGCCGTCTTAACCCAAAGTTCAGAGGCCGGGGGGATGAGAGTGTGGGGAGTGTGGTGTGTGTACAGagaaaataggttttaaaaagaaagagtgaCGGGAAcagaaaggggagagaaaggaacagagagaaagggaaagacgaGAAAGAGTTCCGTAGTCCAGGAGCGTGAAAGAGCCCGAAGGAGCGGAAGCGATCCTGGGGGGAAGAGGAGCgcagaaaggggaggagagaggaagggcgAGGAGGGGGAGTGAAAACTAGAGGAGAGCGAAGGAAGCCAGGCGCGACACTGCTCGGGGAGAGGAGGGCAGCGAGAAGCCAGGCGCGGGCAGAGGCAGCTCCGGCGGCCGAGAGGAGGGAGCGCGGCGCAGAGAGGAGGGGCTTGCGGGCCCGTAGAAATGTCAATCAGATTCCGGAGCCCCGGGAATCTCCGCCAATCTGTTCGGACCTGACCTGGctcctcgccgccgccgccgccgccgccgccgccccggaGCAGATCAATAGGCGAACGCGGAGCGCAGCGCAGCGCGGAAGGCAGCGCGGCCGCAGCCGGGCCCAGCCCCCGATGCGCCCCGGAGCCCGCGGGCGGCGCTGAGCTGGGCGGCCCCGGGGGGCCGGGCCCCCTCTCTGTCCGTGCCCCGCGGGCCACCATGTCCTTCCCCCAGCTCGGATACCAGTACATCCGCCCGCTCTACCCACCCGAGCGCCCGGGGGCCGCCGCCGGCGGTGGCAGCGCTGGGGCCCGGGGCGGCCCGGGAGCCGGCGCCTCGGAGCTGGCTGCCTCGGGGTCCCTGTCCAACGTGCTCTCGTCCGTGTACGGGGCGCCCTACGccgcggcggcagcagcagccgcagccgcCCAAGGCTACGGCGCCTTCCTGCCCTACGCCGCCGAGCTGCCCATCTTCCCTCAGCTGGTAAGTGCCCTGGGAGCCGCGGAAGGGAGGTTAGAGCTGGGGCGCCGGACGAGGTGTGCGCGCTGAGTAGACTAGCGAGGCCTGGGCCGGGAGGGTGGAGGCGGCGACGGCCGGGGCTCATCCATGCTCCCTCCGCGCGCGTCCCTTCCTTCTCCATGTGCGTACAGGGCACGCAGTATGAGCTGAAGGACAGCCCCGGGGTGCAGCATACGGCCGCGGCCACCGCGTTTCCGCACCCGCACCCCGCCTTCTACCCATATGGCCAGTATCAGTTCGGGGACCCATCCCGTCCCAAGAACGCCACCCGAGAGAGCACGAGCACGCTCAAGGCCTGGCTCAACGAGCACCGCAAGAACCCCTACCCCACCAAGGGCGAGAAGATCATGCTGGCCATCATCACCAAGATGACCCTCACCCAGGTGTCCACCTGGTTCGCTAACGCGCGCCGGCGCCTCAAGAAGGAGAACAAGATGACCTGGGCGCCCCGTAGCCGCACCGACGAGGAGGGCAACGCTTATGGGAGCGAGCGCGAGGAGGAAGACgaggaggaggatgaagaagACAGCAAACGCGaactggagctggaggaggaggagctcgggggggaggaggaggacacCGGGGGCGAGGGCCTGGCGGACGACGATGAAGACGAGGAGATCGATTTGGAGAACTTAGACGGCGCGGTCGCGGGACCCGAGCTGGCCCTGACAGGGGCGTCGCACAGGGACGGCGACCTCGGCCTGGAGCCCATCTCAGACTCCAAGAATAGCGACTCGGAGGACAGCTCCGAGGGCTTGGAGGAGCGTCCCCTGCCCATCCTGAGTCTGGCCCCAGTGCCACCGCCCGTGGCCACCGCTCCGCCATCTCCGCCCTCGCCCCCAGCGGGCCTGGACCCCTGCGCTCCTGCACCGGCGCCCGCCTCGGCCCTGCAAAAACCCAAGATCTGGTCCCTGGCCGAGACGGCCACAAGCCCGGACAACCCGCGCCGCTCGCCTCAGGGCGCGGGGGGTTCTCCCCCCGGGGCAGCGGTCGCGCCCTCGGCCCTGCAGCTCTctccggccgccgccgccgcggcccaCAGACTCGTCTCGGCGCCGCTGGGCAAGTTCCCCGCTTGGACCAACCGGCCGTTCCCAGGCCCGCCGCCTGGCCCACGCCCGCACCCGCTCTCCCTGCTGGGCTCGGGCCCGCCACACCTGCTGGGACTTCCCGGAGCCGCGGGCcacccggccgccgccgccgccgctgccttCGCTCGGCCGGCGGAGCCCGAGGGCGGAACAGGTGACTGCGGCGCGCAGGATTCGGAGGGAGGGGGTGAGTCTGGGGGTCGCGCCCGGGCAGGTCCCTCGCGGGCGCAGAGCGCTTACCACGCCGCGCCCGCCTCCCGCAGCCCCGGACGCCGAGCGCTCTAAAGGCCCTCCTTTTTCTCCCCGCTTCCCGTAGATCGCTGTAGTGCCTTGGAAGTGGAGAAAAAGTTACTCAAGACAGCTTTCCAGCCGGTGCCCAGGCGGTAAGAGACCCCCGAACTGGGGTGGGGGTTTTGGGACTGGCAGGCCGGGGAAGGAAGGAATGCGGAGCAAACTAGGTTTCAggtccctccaccccaccccgccccggggGAACGCAGCTAGGAAGCGCTTTCACCAGGGGACGAAACACACTCCTCCTTCTTCCCCGCGGGCTCTGAGATGACTCTCCGACAGTCCCAGTCCAGACACCGGGGCTCCGGTGAAGCCCACCTCCTACCAGCCCCAGACCTCGGGTCCTGACGCCTCCCGCCCAATCTTATAGTTAAACTGGAAGACCAGCGTCCACAGCTGGACCTCATTTCACAGTGAGATCTGCCTGCTTCCTTGACCCCCGGCCTCCACCCTGGGTTGGGTCTCCCAGTCCTAGGGTGCATCGATCTCTCCTAAAAATCTCTTTCTTTACTACCATCGCCTCTGTCTTGCAGGCCCCAGAACCACCTGGATGCCGCTCTGGTCTTATCGGCTCTCTCCTCATcctagatctttttttaaaagaaatttttaaatcgTTGtaataattgtaaaaaaaaaaaaattgctctgtATAGTTATGACTTGTAAGCATGTCGGTGTATGAATacctaaaaagaaaactaaagaaaaaaaaaggaataaaacaaatcCCCCCCCTCAGTCCTCCCCCAGTGGTTTCTGTTCCCCACATTAGTTGAGTTTGT
Encoded here:
- the IRX3 gene encoding iroquois-class homeodomain protein IRX-3 isoform X2, which encodes MSFPQLGYQYIRPLYPPERPGAAAGGGSAGARGGPGAGASELAASGSLSNVLSSVYGAPYAAAAAAAAAAQGYGAFLPYAAELPIFPQLGTQYELKDSPGVQHTAAATAFPHPHPAFYPYGQYQFGDPSRPKNATRESTSTLKAWLNEHRKNPYPTKGEKIMLAIITKMTLTQVSTWFANARRRLKKENKMTWAPRSRTDEEGNAYGSEREEEDEEEDEEDSKRELELEEEELGGEEEDTGGEGLADDDEDEEIDLENLDGAVAGPELALTGASHRDGDLGLEPISDSKNSDSEDSSEGLEERPLPILSLAPVPPPVATAPPSPPSPPAGLDPCAPAPAPASALQKPKIWSLAETATSPDNPRRSPQGAGGSPPGAAVAPSALQLSPAAAAAAHRLVSAPLGKFPAWTNRPFPGPPPGPRPHPLSLLGSGPPHLLGLPGAAGHPAAAAAAAFARPAEPEGGTDRCSALEVEKKLLKTAFQPVPRRPQNHLDAALVLSALSSS
- the IRX3 gene encoding iroquois-class homeodomain protein IRX-3 isoform X1; the protein is MSFPQLGYQYIRPLYPPERPGAAAGGGSAGARGGPGAGASELAASGSLSNVLSSVYGAPYAAAAAAAAAAQGYGAFLPYAAELPIFPQLGTQYELKDSPGVQHTAAATAFPHPHPAFYPYGQYQFGDPSRPKNATRESTSTLKAWLNEHRKNPYPTKGEKIMLAIITKMTLTQVSTWFANARRRLKKENKMTWAPRSRTDEEGNAYGSEREEEDEEEDEEDSKRELELEEEELGGEEEDTGGEGLADDDEDEEIDLENLDGAVAGPELALTGASHRDGDLGLEPISDSKNSDSEDSSEGLEERPLPILSLAPVPPPVATAPPSPPSPPAGLDPCAPAPAPASALQKPKIWSLAETATSPDNPRRSPQGAGGSPPGAAVAPSALQLSPAAAAAAHRLVSAPLGKFPAWTNRPFPGPPPGPRPHPLSLLGSGPPHLLGLPGAAGHPAAAAAAAFARPAEPEGGTGDCGAQDSEGGDRCSALEVEKKLLKTAFQPVPRRPQNHLDAALVLSALSSS